A genomic window from Chaetodon auriga isolate fChaAug3 chromosome 13, fChaAug3.hap1, whole genome shotgun sequence includes:
- the LOC143330672 gene encoding pyridoxal kinase-like, translating into MECRVLSIQSHVVRGYVGNKSATFPLQVLGFEVDSINSVQFSNHTGYAHWKGQVLTAEELNVLYEGIKLNKVTHYDYILTGYSRDTSFLEMVVDIIQELKKANPSLIYVCDPVMGDQGAMYVPEDLLPVYRDKVVPLADILTPNQFEAEILTGMKINTEEDALKVMDLLHKMGPETVVLTSTDLPSKHGDQFLVALGSQKIVKPDGTNTSQKILMDIPKVDAVFVGTGDLFAAMLLAWTHHHPKDLKAACEKTVSVMHHVIKRTMTYANEIAGPGKRPSAAQLELRMVQSKADIENPTIVVEAKVLQKSSC; encoded by the exons ATGGAGTGTCGTGTGTTGTCCATTCAGAGTCATGTTGTTAGGGGATACGTTGGGAACAAGTCGGCAACGTTTCCTTTGCAG GTGCTGGGCTTTGAAGTGGACTCCATCAACTCTGTGCAGTTCTCCAATCATACAG GCTACGCCCATTGGAAAGGACAAGTACTGACGGCAGAGgagctgaatgtgctgtatGAGGGCATTAAGCTCAATAAGGTGACCCACTATGACTACATCCTCACAG GCTACAGCAGGGACACGTCTTTCCTGGAGATGGTGGTTGACATCATTCAGGAGCTGAAGAAGGCCAATCCCAGCCTGATATATG TTTGTGATCCTGTTATGGGAGACCAGGGTGCTATG TACGTTCCAGAGGACCTGCTGCCTGTCTACAGGGACAAAGTCGTGCCTTTGGCCGACATCCTCACCCCCAACCAGTTTGAAGCAGA GATATTAACCGGGATGAAAATTAACACAGAGGAAGATGCTCTGAAG GTGATGGACTTGCTTCATAAAATGGGTCCAGAGACCGTGGTCCTCACTAGTACAGATCTGCCATCGAAACATGGGGACCAATTCCTAGTGGCCCTTGGGAGCCAAAAAATAG TCAAACCAGATGGGACCAACACCAGTCAGAAAATCTTAATGGACATTCCCAAAGtggatgctgtgtttgtgggGACAGGAGACCTGTTTGCTGCCATGTTGCTAGCCTGGACTCACCATCACCCCAAAGACCTGAAG GCTGCCTGTGAAAAGACTGTGTCCGTCATGCACCATGTCATCAAGAGGACCATGACTTATGCCAATG agaTTGCTGGTCCTGGGAAAAGGCCAAGTGCTGCACAACTGGAGCTGAGGATGGTTCAGAGCAAAGCCGACATCGAGAATCCTACCATTGTAGTGGAAGCTAAGGTTTTACAGAAGTCTTCGTGCTGA